One Gemmatimonadota bacterium genomic window, AGGTTCTCTCGCGTAGCTGCACCTCACTTCCCATCCCCCCCAAACTCCCACTCCCTCCACCCCTGCAGCAGAGGGAAATACAGCCCTAGGGTTATAGGCCGGGAATCCCTGGATCGCATCAGGCGTGCATAGTTTTCAAGTTGTGTGCGGTATCGCTCCTGCTCATTATCTAGAAACCCTTCCATGTCCCCACCTTCGTGGGCACTCGTTTTGTAGTCGATGATCCATCGTCTACCGTCGTCTACGAAGGTCCTGTCCAAGACGTAACTTTGAAACCGACCTTCTAATACTGTTGATAGCCTGTACTCCCTTTTGTCGTTTTCGTGGCGGGATAGTATCCAACGGCCGCGGTCGTCCTGGATGGTATTGTTGAGGGCAGTCACTGCCCGGAACACCGCCTCGTCAAGATTGTCGCCGTCTAGCCCCTCGTACCGGAGCGCAGTACGGAGCGTTTCCTCGTTGAAGTCTAGGCGATTCGGGACCTGCAACCGCTGAAGCATGTGGTGCACGACGGTGCCCACCCGCCGCTGCATGTCACCAGCCCACTCGAAGGTTGGATTATGGGCGTCGTCGTCTTCGATCTCAGCCGGCTGGTGGCGCGGTTTCATGTCGATATCAGGCGGTAACGGCAGCGGTGTCCAGTCCGCGACCAGTCGCCTGAGGGGAATACCGTAAACCTTTGCAATGTCTTCGTCGCTCTCCCCGTCACTCTCTTGATGCTCCTCAGTCTCATTGCGAGCATCCCAAGCAGCCAAGAATTCAGGCTCGACCGTATTCCATACTTCCGACAACAGGCAACGGGAATCAGGAGCTTTCAGCGACTCATCTTCACGATCGAGGTTAGCGTGTCCCAGCAGATGCAGGCACTTCCGGGCCCTTGTGGTAGCCACATAGAGTAGGCGAGTTCTTTCGTGGGCCTGTTTTTTCGTGTTAATGCTCCGTAGGTTCGTGTAGAGAGGATCGTCGTCGCCTCCGACTCCAGGTATGGGCGCCAGCAAAAGGCGGGATCGATCGCCATCCATGTATTCGCGCCATAAAAGTAGTCGCGGATCGTCCGGTCGCGTAATTCGGCCCAGACTTGGTAGTATGACCGTGTCGTACTCGAGTCCCTTGGCCTTGTGAATCGTCATCAACTCCAAGTTTCCACTGGCCTCGACGTCTGAACCTGCGAAAAGCCGGGCGACGTCTTCAGCGAATTTCTTCTCGTTCGATATTCCCAATCCGTCCTGCGCCTGCTCTAAGAGGTCCAAGTAGGCTGAGGCATCTTCGAGGTCCGTCCTGGATTCCAAGCCTGCCGGGCCGCCCAGCTTGGTCCATACTCCTTCCACCAATCGGCGGAGCGGCAACTTGCCTCGCAGGGCGAAAGCCTCGTCAAGAGTCGGGATTATGCGGCGAACGCGCGCCCGACCGTCGGGAGTCAGACGCTCCTGCCTGTCTTGATCCCGAAGCAGGTCCCAGACGGCTCCCGGGGTTTCACCGCCGGCTAGTACTTCCAAGTCTGCGAGCATAAGACCGCACCACGGTGCTCGGAGAATCGACAGCCAGGCCAAGCGATTGCCCGCATGAAGGAGTGCCTGCGTGAGCGCCATCAGGTCCTGCACCACCGGCCGCTCACCCAGGGCGTCGATCTCCACGGCGCGGAACCTCTTACCGTTCCGGTGAAGGACGGAGACAATACTGAGAAGGTGACTGCGGGCCAGGACCAGCACGGCGATGGTCTCGTCCGGCCACTTCTCCTGGACTTCGTCGATGATCTTCACGACTCGTTCGGCTTCAGCCTCGGGGTCTTGCCCGATATAAGGATGTATGCAAACGGTGCTATCGGAACTATGGCCCTTGAACGCTGAAGCAGGTTCGTACGCCACAGCGCCGGTGAGGAAGTCCTCGGTGTCTGGGAACGCGTCGCTCAGCGCGCGATTCACCCAGTCCACGATTCCCGCGAACGAGCGGAAATTAACCGACAGAGTGAGCGGTGTCAGCCGGATGGTGCCAATCCCGTTCGTCTGGGCCTGTAGAAAAAGTCCCACCTCGGCTTCGCGAAAGGCGTAGATAGACTGCATCGGATCGCCGACCAAGAACAACGTTCGCTCATCGCCGGGCCGCCAGTCCCTGATGAGCCTGGAAAGCAAATCAAACTGGCTCTGGGACGTATCCTGGAATTCATCGATTAGTAAATGCTGGATCTGACAGTCCAGCGCATTGGACAGGTCGGTAGGCTCCGTATCCGGTCCCAGGGCGTTTCGTGCGCCAATCGCCATCTCCGTGAAGTCGACATGGCCTTCTTCCTGAAACACTGTCCTAAGCTGGTCTACGGCTAAAGGCAGTAATAGCATCAGGGCATTCAATATGTCCCACTGTGGTTCTTCAAAGTCCGGCGGAGGCAGCGATCGTACCTTGTACAATGAAGCGATGCAGACCTCGTCTAGTTCGATATTGGCGAAACGGTCTTTGGCGGCCCGGCCATCGCCGGTGGACGGAAAACCTTCCTTCACGGTAAGCCTCTGGCGTCTTTCCCCCTTTGCAGTCAGGAACATCTCCGCGAGTCCCAGCCAGACCGGCAGCGAATCAACGGAGGCATCCGGGAAACGCTGGAGATCATAACAGGCTTCCAGAACGGACCTTTGGCCGATCGCATTACTGTCTGCTTGGCCCGCGTCCCGAAGATTCCCGGCCGCGAAACGAGCAAGTTCGACCGTCTCGTTCCTGTATTGTGCGGGGAATGCCGCATTGACCTCTTCCAAGGCATCTGCGATTATCTGCCTGATGGAGGACTCCAGTTCCGCCCGCAGCGTTTCGGACTCAGCCTTTCTGCCCACATAGCGCATCCATTGGTCGCGGGTCCTGAGCATAACGCTCAATAGCTCCTCGATCCGTCCGACGTTATTGTCCAGATGAGCCAGTAGTTTTGACAAAGCCTCCGAAACTTCGGCGGACGTCCCCTCTGAATCCAAGGAGATCAATGTCAGGCGGGCCGCCCGATCATACAGGTAACCAGCATTATCGATCGGCTGCAGCGCAGCCCCCATGCGGGAAATCCAAGGCATCTGCCGAACCAGCATGGCGCATAGTGAATCGATCGTCTGTATTCGAAGCCGCGTCGGATGATCGGAAAGGTGCCAGTCCATCCTGTTGTTTCGAGCCAGGACATCACGGGCGAGTTGCCAGGTGCGCTGCTCATGGGGTGTCGAAGGTTGAGGTCCGGCAGCGCGCTTCAGAGCGGCTAAGATCCGGTGACGCATCTCTGCGGCCGCCTTCCGTGTAAAGGTAATAGCGACGACGGCCTCGGGCCGATCCACACGGGCCAGCAACGTCAGAAACCGCTGAATGAGCAATTCGGTCTTTCCCGATCCCGCGGGCGCCTGCACGATGAAGGACCGGGTGGGATCGAGAGCCTGTTGACGTTGCTCCTGATCTGCTGCGAGGTTAGGCATCGTCTTCCTCCAACTCGACGGATCCCTGGCTTACCCGACATAATGACGGCAACGCGCAGAATCTACAGGTCTGATTACGGTCCTTGGGATTAACTTCCGCCCGTCCGGCTCTGTAGTCGCGGCCAAGCCGATCCAGCGCTTCGCTCCACGCTTTGATCGTGTCCTCCATCGGTGTTTCACCGTCGGGGACCTTAACACCGCGACCGGGAACGATACCGGTGGCGTTGGCCAGGCCTCGAAAACGCACATCTCCGGCCGTGACCCTGCCGAAGAACACGCCTGCGACCGCATCGTCCGTGGCCACGGCGTAGATGGGCAGTTGGGGATTATCCGGACGGGGCCCCTCCCAATCGGAAGGGCTGCAAGATCCTGTTTTATAGTCGATGATGACGATTTCACCGTTCTCAAGACGGTCCACCCGGTCGACTCGGATCGTCATCTCAACACCACCTACTGTAACACGTTGCCATTTTTCCTGTTCGAGGATCGTGAACGGCTTCCGCGCCGTTTCAAGGCGCAGCCAGTTCCTGATAATGCCTTCCAGCCTGGCCTGTTCGATCTTTATGAACCGGGGATTTCGCACCGCCCAATCGCCCAACTGATTCAGGATCTCAGAACTGACGTTTATGCGGATGATATACGCCAACTCGTCCTCGGAGACGGATTGCAGTCCGTGGTGGGATCCCAGCCGTTCCCAGACACGCTCGAGAATGCGGTGAACCAGGCGTCCCCGGTCGAGGGCGTCCAGTCCGGGTACCGGCTCATCCGGCGTGCTGGCGCCGAGCCGCGATTCAGCAAAGGCCCTGAACGGACAGGCCGCCTGAAGCGTGAACAGGGAGGTCCCGCCCCTGAGCGCCTCATCGTCGCACGGTGGTCCACGGTGGTCGTGTATTGTTTCCATCCTGGGGATGCTTAGAAGTTGATCTGCGTAACTGGACGATGTGAGCAACCCCAAGTCGGCAGCCGGTTTCTCGGGCAGTGAAAAGAAAAGCGGGCTGACCCTGAGATCCGAATCGTCTTCCCGCTCAGGATAGCTGACGACAATAGACGGTGCGCTCGAAAGGAGACGATCGGTGAACAGCCGGTAGTACTCCAGTTCCCGTGCCGGCGTCGACCGGGGCAACTCGAAACGACGTTGCAGACGAAGCGGAAGGAACGGATCGGGCGCGGGAACCGCAGGCCAGGCACCGTCGTGCATTCCCATGATCCAGAGCCGGTCAAAACTCAGGCCGGCAGTTTCCAACTCGCCCAAGATCTGAACCGGTGCGGGTGATGACTCCGGTTGAAACAGTCTGGATGAAGCAAGATCTTCAAGTATATCCACCGCATCGACGAGCGGGACGGGACCGGAAACGCTATCGAGTCTGGCCAGTTCAGATAGAAGCTCTTTCCAGACTTTCATGGTCTGGTATTCGATACTGTCGAGCTCTCGATCTCCGGGCCACCCGATGTCACCCAGTAAGCCTGAGAGGACCGACGCCCAGTCACTGGGCATACGCGGAGGCTGCAGGGTCCTGTATTGGTCCGTCCACGGTCCGAACCGGGCCACGAGTTCGGGACAGTGGTGCGAGGTGTCATTTTCTCGGGCCAGCCCGACGAATTCCCAGAGTGAAACATGAGTCTGTCGACGCGAGCGCAAGGTTACATCCAGCAGGGCACGACTTGTCATCTCTTCCTTGGCGCCGTACAGGAACGGCGAACGCAGAATCTGACCGGCACGCTCGATCGGGATATCCTGGGGGTCCGTTCTCAAGATCAGGAATGCTGCCTGGATAATCGGGTATTCGTCGACGGGAAGTCCGACTCCGATATTAAACAGACGCGTTGTGTCCAGGTTCGGTTGGAGTCGGGTGCGGGGATGGAACACCTCACCGAAAACGCGTTCTATCTCGCCCCGGCGCTGCTCCAGACCGGGAACGACGATACCGATCTGAAACGTTGGAGCCGCAGTTTCCGACACGTCCTCCAGGATTCTGCGCGCCCATTCGGCGGCGGCACGGATCTCACGGCCGGCGTCGGCCAGACCAATGCGTACGGCGTCGCCAACAGTATCTGGATGTTCGCGATCCCGGATTTCCACTTCGCGGCGTGCGAGAACATCGATCAGTCTTTGTTGGACAGGAGTCCGTTCATGAAATCCCGCGAACTCGACTTTTTCAGGGACCGAGACTTCACCCCGCTCAATGAGATCTGCGACAACGGAAGATAGTTCCGCGTTCGAGAACCAGCCCTTCTCACGACAACGCGTATGGAACTCCCTGGCCCACCCGTAGAACGCTTGGGAGTCCGCCGAGTCCTTCCACTCCGTGGCATCAAGCGACAGATTCCAGCTACACAAGAGCTCCCAGGATTTGAGCGCCGCCTTAGCGGTAGCGGGTATATCCAGTGGCAGAATATCGGTCTGTGATCGAATGATCTCTTCCCAGATCACCCGTTCTTCAGCTGGCCAGAGCAGCCGATTGGTTGTGTCCGCCGCCCGTTCGGAGAACAGCCAGGTTTTCCATAAATCTAGTAGCCAGTCGGATAATTCCAGAATCTCTGCCGAGGGCCAGGAGGGAAGGTCCGCCGCTTCTTGTTTCCAATTGTATTGCTGACGGAGTTCGCGGAAGAGCCGGGTGGTAGCGGTGATGATGGTCATGGTGGGGTGATCATGCGAAGGGGATGGCGAGTTAACGAAAGTGCGGTCTTAGAATCACTCAGTAACGCCAATCGTCATGCGCGAGAGGTGCACTGTTTAATTCGTCCCGGTACAATCGCCACTGGGGAAGATGTTTGTCCATCAGTTCTCTGAACCGGTCGTTATGCCT contains:
- a CDS encoding PD-(D/E)XK nuclease family protein, whose amino-acid sequence is MTIITATTRLFRELRQQYNWKQEAADLPSWPSAEILELSDWLLDLWKTWLFSERAADTTNRLLWPAEERVIWEEIIRSQTDILPLDIPATAKAALKSWELLCSWNLSLDATEWKDSADSQAFYGWAREFHTRCREKGWFSNAELSSVVADLIERGEVSVPEKVEFAGFHERTPVQQRLIDVLARREVEIRDREHPDTVGDAVRIGLADAGREIRAAAEWARRILEDVSETAAPTFQIGIVVPGLEQRRGEIERVFGEVFHPRTRLQPNLDTTRLFNIGVGLPVDEYPIIQAAFLILRTDPQDIPIERAGQILRSPFLYGAKEEMTSRALLDVTLRSRRQTHVSLWEFVGLARENDTSHHCPELVARFGPWTDQYRTLQPPRMPSDWASVLSGLLGDIGWPGDRELDSIEYQTMKVWKELLSELARLDSVSGPVPLVDAVDILEDLASSRLFQPESSPAPVQILGELETAGLSFDRLWIMGMHDGAWPAVPAPDPFLPLRLQRRFELPRSTPARELEYYRLFTDRLLSSAPSIVVSYPEREDDSDLRVSPLFFSLPEKPAADLGLLTSSSYADQLLSIPRMETIHDHRGPPCDDEALRGGTSLFTLQAACPFRAFAESRLGASTPDEPVPGLDALDRGRLVHRILERVWERLGSHHGLQSVSEDELAYIIRINVSSEILNQLGDWAVRNPRFIKIEQARLEGIIRNWLRLETARKPFTILEQEKWQRVTVGGVEMTIRVDRVDRLENGEIVIIDYKTGSCSPSDWEGPRPDNPQLPIYAVATDDAVAGVFFGRVTAGDVRFRGLANATGIVPGRGVKVPDGETPMEDTIKAWSEALDRLGRDYRAGRAEVNPKDRNQTCRFCALPSLCRVSQGSVELEEDDA
- a CDS encoding UvrD-helicase domain-containing protein yields the protein MPNLAADQEQRQQALDPTRSFIVQAPAGSGKTELLIQRFLTLLARVDRPEAVVAITFTRKAAAEMRHRILAALKRAAGPQPSTPHEQRTWQLARDVLARNNRMDWHLSDHPTRLRIQTIDSLCAMLVRQMPWISRMGAALQPIDNAGYLYDRAARLTLISLDSEGTSAEVSEALSKLLAHLDNNVGRIEELLSVMLRTRDQWMRYVGRKAESETLRAELESSIRQIIADALEEVNAAFPAQYRNETVELARFAAGNLRDAGQADSNAIGQRSVLEACYDLQRFPDASVDSLPVWLGLAEMFLTAKGERRQRLTVKEGFPSTGDGRAAKDRFANIELDEVCIASLYKVRSLPPPDFEEPQWDILNALMLLLPLAVDQLRTVFQEEGHVDFTEMAIGARNALGPDTEPTDLSNALDCQIQHLLIDEFQDTSQSQFDLLSRLIRDWRPGDERTLFLVGDPMQSIYAFREAEVGLFLQAQTNGIGTIRLTPLTLSVNFRSFAGIVDWVNRALSDAFPDTEDFLTGAVAYEPASAFKGHSSDSTVCIHPYIGQDPEAEAERVVKIIDEVQEKWPDETIAVLVLARSHLLSIVSVLHRNGKRFRAVEIDALGERPVVQDLMALTQALLHAGNRLAWLSILRAPWCGLMLADLEVLAGGETPGAVWDLLRDQDRQERLTPDGRARVRRIIPTLDEAFALRGKLPLRRLVEGVWTKLGGPAGLESRTDLEDASAYLDLLEQAQDGLGISNEKKFAEDVARLFAGSDVEASGNLELMTIHKAKGLEYDTVILPSLGRITRPDDPRLLLWREYMDGDRSRLLLAPIPGVGGDDDPLYTNLRSINTKKQAHERTRLLYVATTRARKCLHLLGHANLDREDESLKAPDSRCLLSEVWNTVEPEFLAAWDARNETEEHQESDGESDEDIAKVYGIPLRRLVADWTPLPLPPDIDMKPRHQPAEIEDDDAHNPTFEWAGDMQRRVGTVVHHMLQRLQVPNRLDFNEETLRTALRYEGLDGDNLDEAVFRAVTALNNTIQDDRGRWILSRHENDKREYRLSTVLEGRFQSYVLDRTFVDDGRRWIIDYKTSAHEGGDMEGFLDNEQERYRTQLENYARLMRSRDSRPITLGLYFPLLQGWREWEFGGDGK